The DNA window GAGCTAAAGATGAGATACGGGTTAGGAAGTCCCAAGTTATGAGCGTCGATATTTCACGTTAGCTATTAGATTTGGAAGGTGAACAGCCTATGCAGACAAAACAAGAGTAAAGAGTTTTTATCTTAAACTGAAACTAATACAGGAGCTTCTCTGTTGAATCTCCccatgtctgtatttatcgtgcATGTATCAGCTGGTGGCTGTGTATAACATCCATCAGACACCGAATGTTAGAGCAGCTGTAAAATCCGTTATTGAGCGCTGTGTTTGCTCCAAAAACTGAAGACACAGTTTTGaacaaacagtttgttttgtcagactcacacactgcatgttcagCCAGTGCGCCCGCATGCACGCACGCCTGTTTGCATTTCAAAGGAatgaaagactgtttttttcaaGTCGTATCTCTTGTCGTCAAAGTTTTCTTAAAAGATATTAAGATATCGTCTCGTCTGGTGAGATATGTACATCGTCTCACCCATGATGAACATTCCTCTCCTTCTTGCTTCTTTTGGATCAACCTAACCCTGAACTAAACATTTAGTTTCCCATGTAAGCCACCTATCAATCAGAGGAAGCCCCACACCTAACCCCGCCCCCTCTTTCTGGTCTCTTTGACTCTAAATCATGctgtgttgaaaaaagacttgaaactagagatcaaataaaatgattagTAAAATTGATCCTAGACTTCTATACAATCAGACCCCCTGTTGGTCAGAAGAAATACTGCAGGTGTAAGGCTCTTCTTCACTGGCTCCAGTTCTTAATTACAGTCTATTGTACACATTAATTAAAGTTGTGTTTGAGTTCTGTCTCTATGTCAGTTCacgacatttttaaattattatttatcttcACCTGATTATGTcagaaacacactctctctctatctctctccgtcacacacactcacacacgtctCTCTCAGAGCTTGGCCTTGGCCTGGAAGAAGGTCATGATGGCGTTCATACACTCATCTGAGAGCCAGCGCTCCGTAAGACGCTCCACCTCTGCATCGTTCACCGCGTGCAGACGCTCTTTATCTGTCGACCGGATCAGCTGTTTGGAGTAGGTGAGGGactgaaagagagggggagcgagagagaaaacaatattaaaaaacagaaacacaaacagcaattGGAGCAAAACTAGCTTACTTAGTAAAGCTGTCAGTTAGAGGTATTTATCTACTACATTTTTTTAGTTATAGTTTTATTAAATGAACTAGCTGTTTGCCTCTCCTGCATCACTTTCATTACTCAGCAGGATGACTTAGAAGCacccttttaaaataaagacactttttaaatcacaacGTAAGAGGCTATGAGACGtcaaaaagctaaataaaagcTTGACCATTAAAGAAATGTCTCTTCTCTAAAACTCAAACATAAACTGGTGTATCAATAAAGGAATAgttgtgtatttatatatacatatatatgatatatatatatatatatatatatataagtgtgGTTTTATGAGGTACTTCCATACTATAACAAGTACGTAAAACAaccacatttgaaaaaatacaCAACTATCCCTTTGAATATGTgcacaaaaagagagaagatgATGTGATCTTTATGGATCTTAAtgtccgtgtgtctgtgtgtgtgtgtgtgtgtgttcttacctTGGGAGGCAGCTTGGCGTAGCTCTTCAGTCGGGTCCAAACCTCAGACTGGAAGCTGCTTTCAGGGAAAACCTCGGTGACCAGACCGAGCTCAGACGCCTGAGCCGCCGTCAGCTTCTTGTTGAACAGCAGCATCTCAGTGGCCTgagggaggaaaacaaacacacacacacacacacaccaaactttACAACGAGACACAAActctgcaaaacaaagacatgtttgCAGCTGTTTTAGTTTCTGCTCCGCCCCAACACTTTCTAAAACTCTTCTTTCGTCTCGACTAAGGTGAGGAGGTTAAGGTCTATACCAATACAAACAGTGTTCTACACAGCAACCAGTCTTTTATAGATAAAGTCCTCTGATTTAACTAAAATTAACAACCTGTTCATCATTGAGGATCCCATAACTCAAGATCTTtctcaaacctttaaaaaaaacattcatcaagAATGTTTCAATTCTAGAAATAAGGGAGTGTTTGGCGTCTTTTTGCCGGAACAGCATTGTTGATGTTACGGGGGATGCTgacttttaaaagatttaatcgAAAATTTTCAGTCAAATTTTCTCCACTGTCTTTTtgtgctgcctgtgtgtgtgtgtgtgtgagtgtgtgtaccttTGCGTGGCCCATGATCTTGGGGAAGGTGTAGGACGAGCAGCCCTCAGCGCTCTGACCCAGCTGACTGAACGGAGTGTGGAAGGTGGcctgatggagagagagtcacCGATCAGTGAGAAGATCTCGTTGACTCAAATAAACGTCAGATTATTTACTATGAAGCCAGATTCAAATATAAACatagtgtttatttatttcatgtttatttgtaaagaaaCAAGAGTGAATAATGCAAACCGATGTCACACTCTGCACATTAACTTTGGCTAAAAATGCTGTAGtgttaaaaatacatcaaatcaaCAGTAAATACtcaagagaacaaaacaaacaacaacaacgttcTAAATATCATACAgttcaaataaaacaggaatGGAATTGTCACAGTCAACTACATAACCCATGAAAccagtttgactttaaaaaccAGTCTGACTTTAAAATGATCCCAGCCTTAAACCAGTCTGAGTTGCCTGAAGCAGAAAGAGTCAACAGAGACAGGTGATAAGCAGCTTCATGAGATCTCTTCAGGCTTATgtgggcttgtgtgtgtgtgtgtgtgtgtgtgtgtgtgtgtgtgtgtgtgtgtgtgtgtgtgtgtgtgtgtgtgtgtgtgtgtgtaccctcTCTGACGCGTAGACCAGGTCAAACAGTCCCAACACCGTGACTGAGATTCCTACAGCCGGTCCGTTCACCACGGCGACCAGCGGCTTCGGGAAGTCGATGTAGGCACTCACGTACCTCCTGCAACAGGTTcatgaatgaaaatataaagTTTACATATTGGGAATAATTGAAACCCTTTAGACcccagtaaaaaataaacatgttgctTCAAATTAGTTTACAAATAATCAAACCTGAAAGAGGAATTTAGAAACTCTAATCAGTGATCACCTGAGCAGCTCTGCTGAACTTTTGGCCAGCTGCTCCACCCCCTCCTCGGGGATCTTAGTGAAGTTACTCAGATCGTTTCCGCTGCTGTAGTAATCACCAGCACCTGCGcaaaaagatagagagagagtgtgtgtgtgtgtgtgtgtgtgtgtgtgtagaaaaatAGTTTACAAAAGATCTCTTCTCaaacataaatttaaaaaaaatacacatttcttcaGAGCTTTGAGTGACGGCCAGTGATTCTGCTCATGATGCTCATTGTTTTTGGTGGAACGTTTAATGTCACACCTTCGTttcctgtgtttatttgtcGGTTAAATAAAGCCATCGTGCCTCACAGTCTGAACTCAGGGCAGACACAGTTACTCCAGAGTTAACCAAACCTTATGCATCATAAAAACCACACAGGAGAATAATCAGCCTCCTGTTTGTCAACCACAAGATATACTATTATTCATTCAGTGCATGTATTCACTGACATTTATAGTAACATATTATTCAGctatttcctgctgtgtgggGCAATCATTCTGAGAACGCTACACCCAAAACGTGGGGAGAGACtctaatttaaatgattttagaaATTCAAATGAATGAAGATTTTATAATTAAGTTGTTTGTAACATCTGCAATCAGACACAGACACGGTGGTGTTATTTTTGACCAATGCAGCCTTTAAAATACCATCTTTAGATTATATTAATGACATTTAAGTATCAGTTATACGTCATTGTTTGAGTTttacagagagacatttacaagaACACAGCACAATGCATGAAATCAAAATCagatatttcaacatttcaagAGTGTTCACTtaggaaatgaaaataaagcctggtttgtgtttgtgtgtgtgtgtgtgtgtgtgtgtgtgtgtgtgtgtgtgtgtgtgtgtgtgtgtgtaccagttATAACGGTGATGACCGAGTCGTCTTTAGCTGCCTGCGCCAGAGCTGCAACAATCTCATCGTACATCTGAGAGGAAGAAATTTAAAGGGTCAATGCGATATTCTTTACAACAGGCTGTATGGGTCCAACAAAAACCTTTCATGCAACAGTGCTCAATGAAAATCTGTCCACTAAAAGAGGACATTTCtactcacagacacagagaaagtgTTGATCTACTGCTGCCTTGATTTGTaagtgttattgtgtgtttcatAAATACAGTGTTGTATTGAAACTTAACAATTAAATCCCCAAAAGGCAATTAAGGCGGCAGTAGTTCAACAACTCTTATTTACTGTGAAGTAAAGTCCCCGTTTTTTATCAATGtatgctgttgtgtgtgtaaagagtgatgtaacagcagtttgtggtttaaaaaaatcatcttcctGGGGGCGCTGATAGTCTATGGtcagtgtgtgcgccccatgtatgaggctatagtcctatagtcctgtggctcctttcctgcatgtcattccccactctctctctttcgcctgatttctgactctatccactgtcctgtctctccaataaaggaaTGAAAGcctacaaaataaacattttaacaaaatcaCCTCTTCTGTAACAAAAAGGTCTATCGCTGTAGGATCTTTTCTGTGACACTTGGAATAACAATCCGAGTCTGTCAGGGACAAAAGCAACAACTTTTTAGTGGACACACTTTGATCCATCAAGGATTAAGTTGCAGACATTTCAGCCTGATTAACTGCTGCAGCATGGAGGAATCTAAGGGCGACATTCAACTCTAAATGTAATAGTAACtggtagaaaacaaaacatagtttaacatttttctcattgatttgttttgaatgcTCCGTTTCATTTAGTTCATAGTAACTAGTTCATATTCACCCCGGAGGTGATGGCGTTTTTCTTGGCCGGTCGGTTCAGTTTGATGGTGGTGATCTTATCCTCCGTGGTGACCAGCAGCGTCTCGTACGTTGACCCGCTCGCAGCAGGCTGTGCGGCCACCTGGGCGGAGCTTCCACCTTCTGCAGTGACCAGAGAGCCAACCAGGTCGCAGTACTTCTGCCTGGCATCCTCCTGAGGAACAACAGGGATGAATTCACTTCTTTTCCTCCATTGACTatgtcatgtgtttttgttcctgcCGTTTGTTTTCGAGAGTTATTCGCTGGTATTTCAACAGAAGAACAAAGTGTTATGATGTGTTATTATGGAGGTCAAACAATCTAAAAGTAGGGCTGTCAGTGTTAACGTGTTAATTGCGGTGTGATTAAGGTCAGAAattaatgcattatttttttttcccatcgtGATTAACAGTATGCTATTTTATCCCTCTATGAGCACTGTGAATAAGCCTCAGCAGTGTCTtcttgttgtcatggtgatggaaaagaacgacactgctgGATCTTTTAATGTCTCATGTCACTTTAGGAAAACTGTCAggcagctcagctgacgagtcaaaagtaatatccacctcgTGACAATGTTGACCAAGAGTTCCttatttttctaattaaaagcagggttgtatccaaacaggaagtaaagcacCCCTTGCTTAAGAtagtacaaaaatacaaaataaagcttaaaaataacttgttttaaatgcatAATAATGGAATTTGAAACACGGATTAAAAATTTGATTAATCGCAATTAAATTTGAATTGTTGGACACCCGTTATAAAAAAGGAAGCgttttgatttattattatttttatagatatagatatatatatttagcaATCATGTACAAAACAAGTAAAGATCAGGAACACAATTTTTATTTCTCAACACTTCAAAAGGGATCTGATCTCTGAACAAGTTTAAGTTTCTgagattttttctctttttatgagCAGGGTGCAGAAGTATGAATAGACATGCAGAGCCCACGTCgctgtttttaacctttttttaaatcctctttcttcaaatatttaaactaaaaaaaacctgaaatgtaCGAGCTAAATGTTAGGTCCATTTTTAAAGTGATGTTCAAacttttatggttttattttcgGTCAACTTCACTAAATGACATCAAGTGTAACtgcaatgtaaaaaaataacatgaagaCAGAAGTAATTAAAGTTTTATGTAGAGAAATCAAATTggtggttttaaaatgtgaattgttatttttaatgttttgccTGAGAAAGAGCTGATATTGTacgtttttatgtgtttaacaTTAATGGCCTTTCTTTTGTTTCCACAGCATTTATTCAAACAGCGCTCACACAATGCAACAATTTTTTCAGCTTGAAAATGTGCTTGCTTAGTCGCAATGCTGCAAAACATCGTCACACCTGAGACGATCCTTTCTGAACATTTTTACTCAGTGCAGAAAGTAAAACAAGTTCAACATGGAAGCAGCAGCTGTACCTGCGATATGGAGCCCAGGGATTTCCACGCGTCCCATTTGACCTTGTTGACGAAGTCCAGCATGCCTGGTTTGGGGGTGTTGCAGGGACCCTGAGTGGCCTgaaggaggacaaggaggatgaatacatttttaagtaaTATGCTACTTAGACAATGACAGGGtgactcattttaaaaagacgACAATTCAACATCTACATCTACAGAAATGATGCAgggtgcatttttaaagttgacaatatgaaaaatattttacactTGGTAGCATCAACGTCTGCAGATTGAATTGCCTAAGAAAGCGACAATGAGGTCCTGAAGGAAACTTTTAGCAAAGagatacagaaagaaaatgtttcacctCGTGGAATTTAAAAATTGCTGGCAGTCTTAGTAACTTAGGGGCTTAGGGGTAAGTCTTAGGGGCATCTTCACACAGCCTGTTTATTTAGCCTGTTTAAGTAGATAGAACTGTTTACTTTCAAAGTCCTGAAGACACTCTcttatgtaaagaaaaacataaagacaaaacagcTTGTTTGAGTTCAAACAAAGTCAGGAACTGACATTATCACATATTATGCTGCAGACATGTGCGACTAAGATGTTCCTAGTTTcagagttgggaagtcgttcttccgtcTTCAATGTGTTCATGTGCTTTCAATTCGGAAAGTCGGAATGtcgcaaaacaacaacaaacaaaagataCGAAAGAAGATGATGATACGAAGAAGATGTGTGGAATGAGTTTCCGAGTttttgttccgacttgagcagacGTTGACGTGAATTTTCCCACTCAGACACTCGTTTTTctgatgtgtccgacaccacatgaatgcagcataaatTTGAACTATTTGGCCATAAACCACAGGGGACTAAAAGTCAAGCTTTTCTAATACAAACAGAGCTGTAGTTTTAACTCAgcggagaggagaaaagagagggacgCTCAGGCCTGAAGGTTACTCGCTCCAACAAGGTGGATCACCTGGTACCTGTTTGAAGAGGGCGTAGATCTGCAGTTTGACTTCGTTCCCCGGGTCGTTCTTCAGTGTCGACAGTCTGCCTTTGGCTTGCTCAAACTGCTCTACTGTTGCACCTGCACACAAAGTCACCAAAATGTCAGCTTATTACAACTTCTTAAAGGAACCTCAGCTTTCTGTGGATCTCAGTGACTCCTGTGAATAAAGCAAAAGGCCTCAACTCTTACCTGATTCTTTCCTGTGCATCTGTAAGATGGTCTTCTTCAATGAATGACTGAACGGATTGTTACGTCATCAAATAACGGAACTTTTTACTGCCAATTCA is part of the Labrus mixtus chromosome 19, fLabMix1.1, whole genome shotgun sequence genome and encodes:
- the eci2 gene encoding enoyl-CoA delta isomerase 2, mitochondrial isoform X1, encoding MAGLALKLSAPWRFVKLRSLARFSSIPSLKFHTTASPLMSATVEQFEQAKGRLSTLKNDPGNEVKLQIYALFKQATQGPCNTPKPGMLDFVNKVKWDAWKSLGSISQEDARQKYCDLVGSLVTAEGGSSAQVAAQPAASGSTYETLLVTTEDKITTIKLNRPAKKNAITSGMYDEIVAALAQAAKDDSVITVITGAGDYYSSGNDLSNFTKIPEEGVEQLAKSSAELLRRYVSAYIDFPKPLVAVVNGPAVGISVTVLGLFDLVYASERATFHTPFSQLGQSAEGCSSYTFPKIMGHAKATEMLLFNKKLTAAQASELGLVTEVFPESSFQSEVWTRLKSYAKLPPKSLTYSKQLIRSTDKERLHAVNDAEVERLTERWLSDECMNAIMTFFQAKAKL
- the eci2 gene encoding enoyl-CoA delta isomerase 2, mitochondrial isoform X2; the encoded protein is MAGLALKLSAPWRFVKLRSLARFSSIPSLKFHTTASPLMSATVEQFEQAKGRLSTLKNDPGNEVKLQIYALFKQATQGPCNTPKPGMLDFVNKVKWDAWKSLGSISQEDARQKYCDLVGSLVTAEGGSSAQVAAQPAASGSTYETLLVTTEDKITTIKLNRPAKKNAITSGMYDEIVAALAQAAKDDSVITVITGAGDYYSSGNDLSNFTKIPEEGVEQLAKSSAELLRRYVSAYIDFPKPLVAVVNGPAVGISVTVLGLFDLVYASERATFHTPFSQLGQSAEGCSSYTFPKIMGHAKVHTLTHTHTQAAQKDSLRKILSYGILNDEQVVNFS